In the genome of Spodoptera frugiperda isolate SF20-4 chromosome 1, AGI-APGP_CSIRO_Sfru_2.0, whole genome shotgun sequence, the window AATATTATCTTCAAACCAGTGACACAAATCAGTAGCTCTTTACAAAAGAATAATCCTTGCCTGAGTCGGTGACCACGGTAATGGGTAACTTTGCTTTCATCCACCAGTGTGCGTACAAATCTGACCGATACACCACAAAGCCGCTTTGGGCTTCAGCTAAACCCTTCTGCACTTTCGACAAGTCTTCACTGCGAGACCTCGCCTTGCGCAATTGCAAGTTATTCTCATTCATACTTTGTAAGTTTTCCTTGTTAAAAACATCTCGATTGCGAGGCGCGTTGGCCCGAGACTGCCTCTGCATGTTATTGGTTTCTGGAGTTTCACGATAAATACGCATATGGTAATGTAGGCTAGGCTTTGATTTTTCTGTTATGTTCAAAGTACTCCACTGACAGGGTATCGGTTGACGGACATTCTTAGGAATTTCTATGTGAGTGCTAGGCTTCCTATACACCCTTGGTGGAGGTTCAGGTTTTAGTCTAATCTCTGGCACATAGCGTTCGATGTTTCTTCTAATAGAAGTTCGTTTTATCTGCGTTGTTGGTACTGTCGGTGGGGCAGTAAACGTAGACGTTAAGTTCATGTGTGATGAATCCATGACATCGAGGCTGTTCTCCGAAGTGACACTTGTAACACACGAAGTTCTAGCGGTCGATCCAAATGGCGAAGTACACCTGCACTGATCCTCATATGTAGCCGCCTCTATTTCAGACAACGTTACTTTCTTTCGATGGTCGGCATCAAAACTTGCCTGAGACAAATTGGTTAAAGAACCTTTTGAATTATCACAGCTCTTGTCGTGACTATCAGATTCATGCCCTGCGGTACCAGAACTCGAGTATTCGTGCATGTTTAGCTCTGGCGAAGCTAAGTTGCAGCTGCCCACAACACCGGAGTCAGACGATCGAGGGCTGGGACACACTGATCTGTTACAACATTCACATTTTCTATGCATCTTGTGGTTTTCTGATTGAGAGCTCATTCTATGTATCCTATCATCTTCATTTCTGTGGTAATTCTCAGTTTCCACCATAGACCTTGACATGGAACGTCTTATTCTTTTGTCTGAATTTAGTGAATGCTTTCTGAAAGGCACGTTAGTGTTCAGATTAACATTAATTATCTTCATATTTTCCTCCTCGTTTCTAAACATTGGTGGTGGATCCAATATTATAGATTCTATAGGACTGTAACTTTGTTTCGGTGATGGAGGAGCCAACAGTTGTAGCACGTCAGACGTTAGCTGCTCATCAGCACTTTCATCTTCAGGAGTGTAACTTTCCTCTGTAGATTTCCAGAGTTTCGTGACTGATTCATTTTTAGCACTAACATTTGGAAAGCTCCGCCTTGTAGGCAAAAAATCTTTTTCTTCACTGCCAAGAATGTCAATTTGTGTACTTTGATCCATATTAACTAAATCTTCACATGCCATATACGTTCTCACTTCGAAGCTGGAATTCTCAGTACTTTCGGAATGTGGGGCAAAAGGATACAAATTGTTTATTCCTCCTAAAGAAGATTTCTGGTATTGTTGACCACTGTCGATAGTATTTATAGTGTTGTGAGGTTTCTTACTGCCAATAGAGATTCCTTCAAAGAGGTCACGTGTACAATCGGCCCTGAGTGTTGACTGTGTATCATCCAAATGCATATCAGAggcattattatcaaaataacgCACATAACCAAAGTTACTACCCCAACTACTACACGACGATATTGTTCGCGGACTTTCCATAGCATTCTGTCTCAAAATTTTTGAGCAGTTGACTGCTTCTGCATCAGTGCAGCTAGAGCTTGTGTATGATTCAGTGCCGTCGGTTTCTCTATCGCTGTCATCACTGTCAGAATAATCTGCGTCGGCGCCAATCGTGCCgtcattttctatttttaaacgtatATGGTTTTTGTGTCTCCTTCTAACAGGTAATCCAGTTAACTCGAAAGCCTTAGCCCACGTTCTTTCATGCAGAAGTTTGCGTAACATCTGCCTCGTGATAACTTTTTTCTTAACGAGTCTCGCAAAATATTTGGTTAACGAGTAGTAAGGTGATGCAGAAGGGTAGCTAGGCGGTGGCAACGTGACGTGATAAAGGCTGCGGCGACTAGAGTTGATGCTAGACAACGCCCCTTCAGAAGGAGAGCGGGTCAGCTATACAACCAAAAATAAACCCTTAGTCTTGTGTAAACAAAGTACATTCTAGTTCAAGTGACTATTAGACGCGTACAAAATTTCTTTGTAGTAATGCAAATTGGGGTAACATTTGTAAGCGATACTTACATGTGGCAGAGATTGCGGTTGTCCAGGCTCATGAGCAGGACTGCTGGTGTTGGAGTGTTTTTGTAACAGACTGACCCAGTTGTCAGCTTCAGCCCTTGTTTGACACACTGCTACAATCGTGTCTATCATTGGTCCGCCTATTTCAAATGCATTCTTTCTGGTATCTGTATCATCTAATTTAGAGACTGTGATGCCAGTTAGTGGAAGACAACCCTGTAAAAGGATTATAATTAGACAATGTTTCTTTAGAcaaaaagaattcaatgtttcgTAGATTTAGTTCGAACTTACTTCATACACAAATGCAGATACTCTCTTGCTAACAGAAAGTAAGAGTAATGCTGAAGGGAAGAGCACAAGATAGCGATCTTGATGTGAGGGGCCTACAGCTACACTGCCCATATGCAACACATCCCCAAGAGACGCCAGTTCACCTCCCGGCCAGCCGCGAACCTCGCCAGTAACCACTTGGAGCTCTAACTCTTTTTGACGTCGTAATGCCGCACAGCCActctaaaaaaaatcatatcatCAGGATTCTTTTGAAATCAATTCTTTGGTGTTGGAGAAAAAGTCtgtatacatgtataatatatataaaaaaaaaaagatttctacAATAAtacactaattaaaataacttttctcATGATAGTCGTAAGTGAGACAGCTCAAGGGTCAAGGATAAAGTTAGCAATTAGCAAAACATAATGTTTCAGTTGCTAAGATCAAAAAACCGATAATTTTAGTTACttaagtatgtctcatgaaagttattataaaaatatgctaaGATCTCATTAATATAGGTATAAGACCACTAGAAAAAGTAAGTGTACTCTAGCAGAGCAACACCCTTCAGGGATACAAGATAGAATTAtgtaacattatacatacaGCTATATCCTTGTACACAACAGATGCCCGATGGGTGTCACCCCTATCTGGGTGTGCCTCATGGACATGCCTTGCCAGCTCCTGCAGCATTGCTGGATATTTCCCCAACCTCCGGAATGGCTTTGACAAGCCAGCTGTCAATACAAGCACCCCAGGACAAACAGCGCCAGCTTCTTCCATCCATGTATTCAGCTCTTCcctatagaaaataattaataattattccctCACATTTTATAGACAATCATAGCTTAGGTCTTAAAACAACCATTATTCTATTTAACATCAActgtcaattttaattattactagaACCACAACTTACTTGTATTTGTCAAGAATACAAACTGCCTTTGGATGGCCAGCACAATAAGTTTGGTGCACACTCTTAATTTTTGGTGCCCATTGTAAAAACAGACCGCCTACTCTTTGATCAGGCCCAGTCTTTGTTGCACATTCATCTAATAATGCCAGAAATTGCTCATGAACTTGAAGCACCTCATTTATATTGCCTGTCAACTGCTTGAATTCATCTCTTGTTAgcctataaacaaacaaaaaccttAATAAAACACATCTGAATCAATTCTATAAAACATAAGACAGctaaaagaatataatatatttagttttttaatttgtagtgTAAATCTACCACTAGCAACTTGTACCAATACaaattacctaaaataaataaacaaaaaacaacttaCATGTCGCTTTTCTCCAAAGGCTGTAAGAAATTGCTGACAAGTCCCTGCATTTCAGCCACATGAGCCTTCTCAGAGTCTATTATATCTTTGAGGACTACATTTCTGAATGCCTGTATTTCTGATGCTGCCCTTATAGGGGATGTTGTCACACTACCTGATGGATCTGTGGTAAAGTTTGTGttgataaaacataaatacttttcaGTGTTTAGTTGTATGCATGTATGAGTTAAATAGGTCAAGtatacatttgtatttatttattttttttgcaaaatcaattatgaaaacCACAATGATATTGGTAGGTAGTAAGTAGTACTAAGGGAGTTTCGATAGTGGTGTGGTctaattgttaaataatttaagttttcaatGAATTCACATAATTTTTCGacagttaattaaatttataagaCAATACCTTTATGTTCAGTCACATAGTTGCTTGGGAACCAGCCAGTAGTCTCGCCTAAAGTTCCCTCCCACCATCCACCTTCTTCTTTTTGGGTAACAGTTATAATGTCGCCTTTTTTGAAACATAGCTCGTCGTTATTTTTTCCCTTGAAAGAATAAATTGCTTTCACCAAGCAATTTTCggttgacattttatttattttctagcaCCATGTTCTAAATTCTAGAACAGAAGAGAAATCCCAATGAGAATAGTCGAATGCTAATCATTGAGCAGGTTTACATTCATTATGTCGATCCGCCGGGTTACATCAGTACAAAGTGTTTCCAAATACGTCCACAATTAGAATTTatgagtaattattttaatgaggcACGAGAATTTGTTcagattgaaatattttttggacAGCTCACAGAAATAACAGGAAGTGTTGGAGTCAaatcataaaattgtattacacAGTCAAAGTATTGGTGACACTGaataaatacacacaaaaatacttgaatacatCCGAAATGTACAACAATAATACGgtttaataattcaataacTGATTAACAACGTACAAAAACGTAAAATCCTCGATTTTCACGGACTTCcagttccaaaaataaatagacCACAGACTAGACTAGAGTATGAATGCCAAAATATAATTGACAGCAAATTGAAACTTCTATAGTTTGTGGACCAAGTCCGACagctgaaaatataaaataaagcccTGACTTCACAAGATGAATTCAggattaatatttgtattttgcaAACATTGCAAATTATATTTGGCTTTAAGTTCTAGGTGTCTTTATTTTTGCATTAAACGCTTTAGTGGAACCGCGTTCTCCATAATGTTCCGACAGATTtggacaataataaaaaatattgacaaggGAATCGAATCCGTAAAATTACCTACGAAATTGCGCCAATCCAAGCCTACCTTTACGTCGTAGTTTGGTTCAATATGTATTTAAACTGTGGCGCTTTACGCTAGTTAGGCATCACATATTTTAGCGTAAAACTTCCAGTTTAGAAATACTACTTCTTCTTTACCCACATTTCAGCAAAATATTAcctgaatagaaaaaaaactatagATCATTCCCTGAGCcggtattgaaattattttgctaGTCTATTGGTCTAACACAAGGACGTTAGAAAAAGGTCTAATACGAAGTACTATCATAGCTCGAAGGAGATAGAACTGCGCAAGTTAAATTATCGACACATTATTATGCGTTTTATTGCGTATAATTTATGAGCGAGTTTATAATAAGAGCAAATCAGCTAACTCACCCATGTCTAGTGATACAAATATTCCTTCTAAAATACAATGAGTCTTATCTATACAATGTTTTCAATAATGGGTTTTGgtctataaaatgttttatagctaTAATGAGAAGGCTTAAAGGGTGGTTTGATGCCTTTTAGCAGGGAACATTTACTGGAACATCTCCAAATCAAACACATAAGTTTTAGTacaaatttaataaatgaaaaattacataaaaaatataggtaatgcCTATTGCTTATctgtaattacaaattattagatatattatttacattatcttaaaaatgtaagaatgttatttatttatttatttaaattattatgtattgagattataattacaaaaactcATCACACCAATCTTTCAAACACTGATAACAGTCCGCAGATTGTTTAGAGTTAGCATTACATGTGTCCTTCAGCCATTCTTGGAAAAGCTCTTTATCTTTCTTTAAAACAAGAAATTGTCCCAGTACCGTGTAGgcctgtaaaaataatttaaaatgattaaaacattataaattatacaatatcaCATGAGTAATCAAtcaatactaatttattccctcattatacaataatattgtagttGGTTGTTAGGCTTTCACATTCACAATCTAAAATTAGCTATGACTAGATTTTGAAGCGCAAAAAGGATTACTTATTTTGCTAACTATAATATTCCTACTACATAATTGATAGTGTTCATATTTTACTAATGTGATAATTTAATGAATGTAatagcatttttatttacaaaacaaagaaaGCATCACATAACCTAGTTTATAATTACTGTTAGGTGTACccaaatagattttatttgcAGGATGTTATTAAATTGTGGAAATTATTGAATAGATAAACtatgtaaaacataatttgacaAGGTTCATTGGTAGTTTGATTGTTAAATGATAGAAACCGGCACAATTATTACTACCTAATAAGTATACTCTTTCACGCTTAAGCCTACAAATCTAATCTAGCGTTATTCTAGCGCATTAATTACTGCTTTAGCTTTATCAAATATACGGTTTCTTGAAGTACTTTGATACTACTTTATAAACATTGCACAGTCCACCAACCTTGTCGAATCCCGCCGTTTCCAATCTCTTTCCCAATACCTCACCGACGCCAGCTAGCTCAGTAACAGGTTTTTCTCCCATAGGCTCAGCAACAAAGTTTCTATGTTTTTGTGATGTACTCGACATTGTGGCAgagtaattttaatatcttcaagtacaaacaattaaattatagtaaTAAGCGCAACAACTTGACACTCCTTTGAATGTAGTTATCAATAACGATGATTAATCTAACGGTAATCGTGCAAACCAAACAACATTGAAGTTGAAGAATTAAGCTTAAGGGTtgccaaattaaaaatttaaaccatagtataaaaatattcctaCACTGAATGAATAGATCTGATTTTCTGATTTGATTTCTAGGAGCCTCAGAAATCAGAGCTTGTGTCAGGCACTATATacctcaattaaaataatatttggggTCAGCGCTGAATCTTGAGGTATCCAGAAACTCAGATTTCacttaatattaactttttcaGATAGGACAATCTGTACCTCTTTAGTACTTTTAGTtctattttcttaaatttttactCTGACAACACGAATTATTTGTCAAAATAGAAAATGTCTGAATCTGAACAGTCAGACAAAAGTCATAAAAGTCtgcaaaaataacaacaattcaAAAAACTTCTGTTCGAGCGCTACAACAGCTGGAACTGTTTACTAtgtattcattataattataatacaaaaaccaATGAAATGGAGATTGCACACAAATTCATTTGTATTTACAGCACTACACagttattgattaattttcatGAAATCTGATCAGACCATGAGTAATTTTCAGCTACTATTTTCATTGTACCAAACTTGATCTTCTAGGTATGTGATTAATAGTGCTTATTGTGATATACTTTAATATCGCCATGGGATCTTCATTTGAGGAAAGTTTATATCGCGCAGTATTAGCCGAAGATATGGAGGCAATTTCCCGAGCGCTTTCCAAAGGTAAAATTCATTTGTAATATATTCCGATAAATTTGGATGTTTCTGTTTAATAGTTACGTTTGTTGGGGATGGGAATAATCACTACTCATTACTGATTTCAGGTGCTAATCCTAATACAATTACTGTACAAGGTAAAACCAGTTTGGGTGAAGCTGCAAATAACGGaaatattgatattgtaaaGGTATTACTAAAAGCTAGCGACTCTAAGCGACATGTGCCTGTACCATATGTGGGGTCTCCTAAAAAGAGACAAGTGAAGTGCCATAAACGCAAGTTGAGACATCATGGGCCTCATGATGAAACTGTTGTTAAATGTAAAAGCATGAATGATAGAAATTTTAAAGATTTGAATTTTGGACAAGAGACTAAGGTGAAAGGTGGTCAAAAGTCTGAGACCAATCAAGGATACTTTGTGTTTACACACAGTGATGGGTCCAGTAGTGACGAGAGTAAGATTGGGAGTTTGAAATCTCCTTTGACTCCTTCACCTTTAACACCCTCCCCACAAGATCTAGAATGGGATGAAGACATAGGAAATGTTGCACCAACTACTAGTGAAGATGAATCCTGGACGTCTATGTATAAGTAAGTTCAATTTTTTTCTCCTTTCATAATTATAAGTGATTCtttgttgtataaaaaaatactttaatacattttacgTATTCAAATTCAGATGGTATGCTGCTATACTGGAGTCAACAGGGGCAGCTATTGCTTCAGCCTCAGCTATGTTCACTGCGGGAATTGATCAGCATGATGCATTTATGCACACTCCACTACATTATGCTGCAGAACAGGGTCATGTTGGTGTTGTTAAATTGTTGATAGAAGCAGGTAAAGGGTTCAGTATAAACTTTTTGATTGATTTACAAGAATTACATAAATCACTTATGAATTTTTCAACTTGATAAAATTTGTAATTGTGAATTTTATGAAGTTACCCTTTATGATGAAGgaaaattgcaaaatatttgaatattaaaataacttattgttaCAGGTTGTAAAATAGATGCTGAGACTGGAGATGGTGTGACAGCTTTACATGTTGCAGTTATcaaaaattatattgatattgtgaaGATACTTATAAATTCTGGAAGCAATGTCAACCACAAAACCTATGATAGTATGACACCTTTGCATTTTGCAGCGTCAAGAGGTTTCTTAGATCTGGTaagatatagatttattttagttttatactacTTATTAAAGGATcaacaaatatattaatgaaaataattgtttttaggTAAAAATTCTAGTCAGTAATGGTGCAAGTTTAGAAGCAAGAGATTCAAATGAGAGGACAGCTTTGTATATAGCTGCTGGTCGTGGGCATATGGATGTGATGAAATATCTGATAGATGCAGGTGCTAATGTGAACAGCGAAGAGATACATGGTAAACTAATAATAGGGAATATgcagacaatttttttattttttttattcaattttcacttcattttgatgtagaaaaaaaataaaccatagcTGTAAGAgtagtaattacttttttataaaattttaaaaatagtggTTTAATTTGACGAGTTCAAACGCTCCTATTTCTCGCGCGCTTGATGCGTGACGTCATAGGGCACACCTgtcattgtattgtttgtttacattgagAGTTTGATAGATAATAACACGCGTAATAATCatggaagaagaaaaaaagcCATTTTATAGATATTGCATGGTACCAATGTGtcctaacaatataaaaagtacaccAGATAAAGTGTTTTTTGCTGTTCCGAGAGATCCGAACATACGTAAACAATGGTGTGAGGTTATGCGAAGAGAATATAATGTATCTTCAATATCGCGTTTACATTGTTGtgaagatcattttaatgtaagtattatatttggACAAATAACATCTTGTAGTGTTCTAGAAATTTCTAGGTTACAGAACTTTATTTAAGTTCGTAACCTTATTTACGAATGTCATAACATGTTAGAAGATTCTTCATCTGAGCTATTTCTACTTATCCTAAGATGCTTCACCAagtgttgtgtttatttcaGATCAAAGAAGatacagtaaattatattaaatacaagcTCATGAAGGAACAAGgcgaaaaagttaaattattcttaaataaaGGAGTTATGCCTCATAAATTTCAATGCCAAAAACGAAATGCACCAGGACCACAGGAGAGAATGTATGATTCTAAGAAGAAAAGATTATCACTTATAAATGAATCTTTCTCCGAACCTGAAGTCAACagtgaaaatgttttagaacgTGAAACTTCACAAACAAGTTATTGTGATGCCGGACCAAGTACTTCCTATATTCAAGGCTGTGAAAATGATCCAGTGAGGCCTAGTACCTCTGTTATGGATTTGTCTGTAATAGAGCCCAGTACATCCCATGTTGAAGTCTCTACTAATACAGAAAACTTCCTTAGTGACAAGTGTGTGCAAATAAATATGAGACCAAACTTCAGAAGTAAAAGTGTTCAAGTTAATTTAACAACAAAGAAGACTAATGTAGCTTTATCTCCTGTTCCCCTTCCATCACAAAATATTGGAACTTCACCAATAAAACCTGCAACAGCTGCGgtaaaaagaaatttatttcCTACTAAGTCGGATACAACATCTATTTCTTCCATTTCTTCACAGATATCTCATGATTATGAACCCTGTAGCTCATCTGACTTAAGTTATTGTGTGCAAGATGAATCAGCAGATTCAGatgatgaaaaacattttaaaaatgtaatgcgcAGTAGTATGTTAAGTGCCATAGATAGAGAACCCAAAATGTTACTAGGATTACATAAACAGTCatatcatttaataaaactattaagtgAAAACATTCCACTTCCAACTGTAGACATATTAATAACACTTAAGAAATTGAAGTTAAATGAATCTTTTGGCATACTTGCTTTACATTTTGGCTACTCACAGAGCACTATCAGTAgaatattcaataaaagtttACCTTTAATCGCATCAAAAATGAAAGACTTGATTGTGTGGCCAACACCAACTGaggtatataaaaatttacCTATATCATTTAGAGCTAGGTATTCAAATGTTATTTCTATTATTGATTGCTTTGAAATCCAGATTGAAAAACCTTCCGATCCAGTCCACCAATCACTTACTTGGTCacagtacaaaaaatgtaatacattgaagtatttaatttcatgtacACCAGATgggttgattaattttatatccgATGGATATGGTGGAAGAGCTACAGATGTCATGATAGTGCAAGACTGTGGTTACTTAGACTGCTTACCTCCAAAAAAAGCAGTTATGGCGGACAGAGGGTTTAAAGACTTATCACATTTACTGGGAGCCAGAGACTGTACTCTCGTCCGGCCACCTTCTGTTTCACAGTCCAACCCAAGCACCAAAGATGAAGTAAAGCAGTCAAAACGAATAGCAGCTTTGAGAATTCATGTTGAATgtgtaataaatagattaagaGAGTTTCATA includes:
- the LOC118273044 gene encoding ankyrin-1 isoform X1 → MGSSFEESLYRAVLAEDMEAISRALSKGANPNTITVQGKTSLGEAANNGNIDIVKVLLKASDSKRHVPVPYVGSPKKRQVKCHKRKLRHHGPHDETVVKCKSMNDRNFKDLNFGQETKVKGGQKSETNQGYFVFTHSDGSSSDESKIGSLKSPLTPSPLTPSPQDLEWDEDIGNVAPTTSEDESWTSMYKWYAAILESTGAAIASASAMFTAGIDQHDAFMHTPLHYAAEQGHVGVVKLLIEAGCKIDAETGDGVTALHVAVIKNYIDIVKILINSGSNVNHKTYDSMTPLHFAASRGFLDLVKILVSNGASLEARDSNERTALYIAAGRGHMDVMKYLIDAGANVNSEEIHGYTPLCEAVWQKYAVGVELLLLSGARITHSHRLLHNAIIQRQMEIVKMLTAYGAGINLYNDNGDTPLLLAVRLSQPAIAKILLCKGANANLLNSITGANALHIAVESVDSHEDFEELLKCLIDYKIDLNATALTGDTALNRALLLHKDPAAVLLIRYGADVNACDLHACGLDNLSIASRRRSNSLALMLLKAGHYIVMPDKDTSTSASDYTKCWLYNVCREPLTLSDLCRIRIRYLGQSTSTTLYRFISSLPLPKSLKRYLMMEDEGTEYFNFTE
- the LOC118273044 gene encoding ankyrin-1 isoform X2, which encodes MGSSFEESLYRAVLAEDMEAISRALSKGANPNTITVQGKTSLGEAANNGNIDIVKVLLKASDSKRHVPVPYVGSPKKRQVKCHKRKLRHHGPHDETVVKCKSMNDRNFKDLNFGQETKVKGGQKSETNQGYFVFTHSDGSSSDESKIGSLKSPLTPSPLTPSPQDLEWDEDIGNVAPTTSEDESWTSMYKWYAAILESTGAAIASASAMFTAGIDQHDAFMHTPLHYAAEQGHVGVVKLLIEAGCKIDAETGDGVTALHVAVIKNYIDIVKILINSGSNVNHKTYDSMTPLHFAASRGFLDLVKILVSNGASLEARDSNERTALYIAAGRGHMDVMKYLIDAGYTPLCEAVWQKYAVGVELLLLSGARITHSHRLLHNAIIQRQMEIVKMLTAYGAGINLYNDNGDTPLLLAVRLSQPAIAKILLCKGANANLLNSITGANALHIAVESVDSHEDFEELLKCLIDYKIDLNATALTGDTALNRALLLHKDPAAVLLIRYGADVNACDLHACGLDNLSIASRRRSNSLALMLLKAGHYIVMPDKDTSTSASDYTKCWLYNVCREPLTLSDLCRIRIRYLGQSTSTTLYRFISSLPLPKSLKRYLMMEDEGTEYFNFTE
- the LOC118264896 gene encoding uncharacterized protein LOC118264896, yielding MEEEKKPFYRYCMVPMCPNNIKSTPDKVFFAVPRDPNIRKQWCEVMRREYNVSSISRLHCCEDHFNIKEDTVNYIKYKLMKEQGEKVKLFLNKGVMPHKFQCQKRNAPGPQERMYDSKKKRLSLINESFSEPEVNSENVLERETSQTSYCDAGPSTSYIQGCENDPVRPSTSVMDLSVIEPSTSHVEVSTNTENFLSDKCVQINMRPNFRSKSVQVNLTTKKTNVALSPVPLPSQNIGTSPIKPATAAVKRNLFPTKSDTTSISSISSQISHDYEPCSSSDLSYCVQDESADSDDEKHFKNVMRSSMLSAIDREPKMLLGLHKQSYHLIKLLSENIPLPTVDILITLKKLKLNESFGILALHFGYSQSTISRIFNKSLPLIASKMKDLIVWPTPTEVYKNLPISFRARYSNVISIIDCFEIQIEKPSDPVHQSLTWSQYKKCNTLKYLISCTPDGLINFISDGYGGRATDVMIVQDCGYLDCLPPKKAVMADRGFKDLSHLLGARDCTLVRPPSVSQSNPSTKDEVKQSKRIAALRIHVECVINRLREFHMLLPHACVDYNLIPVIDDAITLACGLVNIQDVLIKK